The following proteins are co-located in the Lacticaseibacillus paracasei subsp. paracasei genome:
- the celB gene encoding PTS cellobiose transporter subunit IIC yields MDSSNNKLFKFMNNHLMGPMGKLASFRIVRGVMAAGMASIPFTIVGSMFLIINVLPQSFPALVGIWKGSFDKVANLYMLANGATMGILALYFCLVFGYEYTRIQAQEEKIDINPLNGALLSMMAFFMCIPELVFKGGTATLVTEITKDNKIIDGYAIAGGVTRLGTTGIFTAIIMSIIAVKLYAWFVKKNIVVSMPDTVPAGVSRSFTALIPTAAIALTVIIINGILMAFNTDIYKIVAIPFGFVTNLTSTWVGLMVVYFIMHALWIVGIHGATIVTSFLTPIVLSNMQLNQKGANIPFAGEFNNCFVTIGGSGATLGMVIFIAFFAKSAQLGALGKASVVPAFFNINEPILFGMPVVYNPYTAIPFFLAPMASMSMAYFAISMHWVKPMIAQPAWPTPLGLSGFIGTAGDWRAIVLAFVCALVAFLIWFPFIKFYDGKLYKDEQAKGAAEAAA; encoded by the coding sequence ATGGATTCAAGTAATAATAAATTGTTTAAATTTATGAACAATCATTTGATGGGACCAATGGGAAAACTTGCCTCGTTCAGAATCGTTCGCGGAGTCATGGCTGCCGGAATGGCATCCATTCCATTTACCATCGTTGGATCAATGTTTTTAATTATTAATGTTCTCCCCCAAAGTTTTCCGGCATTAGTCGGTATTTGGAAGGGTTCTTTTGATAAGGTTGCAAATTTGTATATGCTTGCCAATGGCGCGACCATGGGCATTTTAGCACTTTATTTCTGTTTAGTTTTTGGTTATGAATATACTCGCATTCAGGCTCAGGAAGAAAAAATTGATATTAATCCTCTAAATGGTGCATTGCTTTCTATGATGGCGTTTTTTATGTGTATACCTGAATTAGTCTTTAAAGGTGGGACAGCGACCTTGGTCACCGAAATCACCAAGGACAACAAGATTATAGATGGTTATGCCATCGCAGGTGGGGTAACTCGGCTGGGAACGACTGGTATCTTTACGGCCATTATCATGTCGATTATTGCAGTAAAACTTTATGCGTGGTTTGTTAAAAAGAATATTGTGGTCAGTATGCCGGATACCGTCCCAGCTGGTGTTTCACGTTCCTTTACAGCTTTGATTCCGACCGCTGCGATTGCCTTAACTGTCATTATCATTAATGGTATTTTGATGGCATTCAACACCGATATCTATAAGATTGTTGCTATTCCGTTTGGTTTTGTTACTAACCTGACCAGTACATGGGTAGGACTAATGGTCGTCTACTTTATCATGCATGCGCTTTGGATCGTTGGCATTCACGGCGCAACGATTGTGACCTCGTTCCTTACCCCAATTGTTCTCTCCAATATGCAGTTGAATCAGAAGGGGGCAAACATCCCATTTGCCGGAGAATTTAATAACTGTTTTGTGACTATAGGTGGATCAGGCGCTACGCTTGGAATGGTTATTTTTATCGCCTTCTTTGCAAAATCGGCACAGCTTGGTGCATTAGGCAAGGCATCTGTTGTTCCAGCTTTCTTCAACATTAACGAACCAATTCTTTTCGGTATGCCAGTTGTTTATAATCCATATACAGCGATTCCATTCTTCTTAGCACCGATGGCATCCATGAGTATGGCTTACTTCGCAATTTCAATGCATTGGGTTAAACCGATGATTGCACAGCCGGCATGGCCAACACCACTTGGTCTTTCAGGGTTCATCGGCACGGCAGGCGATTGGCGAGCAATTGTTTTAGCTTTCGTTTGTGCGCTTGTAGCCTTCCTGATTTGGTTCCCATTTATTAAGTTCTATGATGGCAAACTATATAAAGATGAGCAGGCAAAAGGTGCAGCGGAGGCGGCGGCTTAA
- a CDS encoding PTS lactose/cellobiose transporter subunit IIA, whose protein sequence is MNEQEQLVIMQLIMAGGNAKGSSFEAIKAAKVGDFSTAEAKLKEADSFLSDAHNAQTGMLTEEAQGKKHPVSLLMVHGQDHVMNAITFRDLAGEIVDLYKKLATK, encoded by the coding sequence ATGAACGAGCAAGAGCAACTAGTGATCATGCAGCTAATTATGGCCGGAGGAAATGCAAAAGGATCTTCTTTTGAGGCAATTAAAGCTGCAAAAGTCGGTGATTTTTCTACCGCAGAAGCAAAACTGAAAGAGGCAGACAGCTTTCTGTCAGATGCACATAATGCACAAACAGGTATGTTAACCGAAGAAGCTCAAGGGAAAAAACATCCAGTATCATTATTGATGGTGCACGGACAGGATCATGTTATGAATGCAATCACATTTCGAGACTTAGCAGGGGAAATCGTTGACCTCTATAAAAAGTTAGCTACGAAATAA
- a CDS encoding PTS sugar transporter subunit IIB: MGKKTIMLVCAAGMSTSMLVKKMEDAATKDGIEAKIFATSASDAHDKLDSEKPDVLMLGPQVRYLEGDFKKDLSIPVQVINMQDYGLMKGENVLKTALKLIDEQ, from the coding sequence ATGGGTAAGAAGACAATTATGTTAGTTTGTGCAGCAGGTATGTCAACCAGTATGTTAGTCAAAAAAATGGAAGATGCAGCGACCAAAGATGGTATTGAAGCAAAAATCTTTGCTACTTCGGCTTCAGATGCCCATGACAAGTTAGATTCAGAAAAGCCAGATGTCCTGATGCTTGGACCACAAGTGCGTTATTTAGAGGGAGATTTCAAAAAGGATCTTAGTATCCCAGTTCAAGTGATCAATATGCAGGATTACGGCTTAATGAAAGGCGAAAATGTTCTAAAAACGGCGCTTAAGCTGATTGACGAGCAGTAG
- the spxB gene encoding pyruvate oxidase, with translation MTEKINAADAMIKVLEDWGIHNIYGLPGGSFDSTMNALYNRRHTINYVQVRHEEVGALAAAGEAKVTGRIGATFGSAGPGAVHLLNGLYDAQYDNVPVLALVGQVPTAAMNTNYFQEMNENPMFADVSVYNRTAMTAEQLPHVVDEAIRQAYKHNGVAVVTIPKDLGWTQIDDNYVSSANLYQKPLLPDPDPDQVAAAWDILKDAKKPILYVGNGARGARDEIIAFSEKTHIPIITTALAKGIVPDDYKANMGSAGRVASKPGVEVARGADTVLFLGSDFPFQPYFIAPNAKYIQVDIDGSKFGRRHTVDLAVLADAKKFIKALSEKADQLPESAWYRAALANKENWREWMTSFEDDGSTPLRVEPIFKLINEMAEKDAIFQVDVGNVTINGMRYLKTNDDQVFTTSGWYATMGYALPAAIGAQAEFPDRQVWSISGDGGFAMVMQDILTQVKYHMPIINVVLTNESLGFIEAEQDDTQQPHSGVDLIDADYGKAAEALGAQGFEVHNLDELKAAFSKAKDRKGPVVIDVKISDLRPIPVEQLVLDKQTQDPAAVDAFVKKYHAESLIPFRQLLEDAEKPVTNA, from the coding sequence ATGACAGAAAAAATAAACGCCGCAGACGCAATGATCAAGGTGCTCGAAGACTGGGGTATCCATAATATTTATGGGTTACCGGGCGGTTCCTTTGATAGTACCATGAATGCGCTGTACAATCGCCGTCACACCATTAATTATGTTCAGGTTCGCCATGAAGAAGTAGGCGCATTGGCTGCTGCAGGTGAAGCTAAGGTAACGGGTCGAATCGGGGCGACGTTTGGTTCTGCCGGTCCTGGTGCTGTTCATCTTCTGAATGGGTTGTATGACGCACAGTATGATAATGTGCCAGTTTTGGCATTGGTAGGGCAAGTACCAACTGCTGCCATGAACACCAATTATTTCCAAGAAATGAACGAGAACCCAATGTTTGCTGATGTGTCTGTATACAACCGTACAGCCATGACTGCTGAGCAATTGCCTCATGTTGTTGACGAGGCGATTCGTCAGGCTTATAAGCATAACGGGGTTGCCGTTGTGACTATTCCAAAGGATTTAGGTTGGACCCAGATTGATGACAATTATGTATCATCAGCCAATCTGTACCAGAAGCCGCTTTTGCCTGATCCAGACCCGGATCAGGTTGCCGCAGCTTGGGATATCTTGAAAGATGCGAAGAAGCCAATCTTGTATGTTGGAAATGGCGCGCGGGGTGCGCGCGACGAGATCATCGCTTTCTCAGAAAAAACGCATATTCCGATCATCACGACTGCCTTGGCTAAGGGAATCGTGCCTGATGATTATAAGGCAAACATGGGCTCGGCCGGCCGTGTGGCTTCTAAACCTGGCGTTGAAGTTGCGCGCGGTGCTGACACCGTCTTGTTCTTGGGATCGGATTTCCCATTCCAGCCATACTTTATAGCACCAAATGCTAAATACATTCAGGTTGATATTGACGGTAGCAAGTTTGGCCGTCGTCACACGGTTGACTTAGCTGTTTTGGCCGATGCTAAGAAGTTCATCAAGGCACTGAGCGAAAAGGCTGATCAATTGCCAGAAAGCGCTTGGTATCGGGCTGCTCTGGCCAACAAGGAAAATTGGCGCGAGTGGATGACTTCATTTGAAGATGATGGCTCCACGCCACTGCGCGTTGAACCAATCTTCAAATTGATCAATGAGATGGCCGAAAAAGATGCCATTTTCCAAGTAGACGTTGGCAATGTTACCATCAATGGGATGCGTTATCTGAAGACCAATGATGATCAAGTGTTCACGACGTCTGGCTGGTATGCGACAATGGGTTATGCCTTGCCAGCAGCGATTGGTGCGCAAGCGGAATTCCCTGATCGGCAAGTTTGGTCAATTTCTGGTGATGGTGGATTTGCCATGGTCATGCAGGATATTCTGACACAGGTCAAATATCATATGCCAATCATCAACGTTGTTTTGACGAATGAGAGTTTGGGCTTTATTGAAGCTGAACAGGATGACACGCAACAGCCGCACTCCGGGGTTGATTTAATTGATGCCGATTATGGTAAGGCAGCTGAAGCGTTAGGTGCTCAAGGATTTGAAGTGCACAATCTGGACGAATTGAAAGCCGCATTTTCTAAGGCAAAAGATCGTAAGGGTCCGGTTGTCATTGATGTGAAGATTTCTGATCTTCGTCCAATTCCGGTTGAACAACTTGTTTTGGACAAGCAAACTCAGGATCCTGCTGCTGTGGATGCTTTTGTGAAGAAATATCATGCAGAAAGTCTGATTCCATTCCGACAGTTATTGGAAGATGCGGAGAAACCGGTAACAAATGCTTAA
- a CDS encoding hydroxymethylglutaryl-CoA synthase, with translation MKIGIDAIAMDTPDFYVDLVKLAQVRGDDPDKYTIGIGQDEQAVPPSSQDIVTMGANAATKLLTPAIRASLGMVLVGTESGVDASKSSALFIHDLLALPEWVRAVELKEACYGGTAALMMARDYIAAHPDKTVLVIAADIARYGLATAGEVTQGAGAVAMLIKAEPHIMTIEDDSVYRSESIDDFWRPVYQDTAIAQGKYSTEQYLAFFQAIWSRYQTQRHHTASDFAAMTFHLPYTKMGKKALKLVLPDTDEATGERLQRRFEASTRYCRRVGNIYTGSLYLGLLSLLDNDTSLKAGDRIGLFSYGSGAVAEFFSGILQPDFAAQLHAANHAKMLADRQELTVPEYEAVFSDKVPYDPEDYRSDPTYYHGQFVLTGVIGQERQYQQR, from the coding sequence ATGAAAATCGGGATTGATGCAATCGCTATGGACACCCCAGATTTCTACGTTGATTTAGTAAAACTCGCGCAGGTTCGAGGTGATGATCCGGACAAATATACGATTGGCATTGGCCAAGACGAGCAAGCGGTACCACCTTCTAGCCAAGACATTGTCACGATGGGTGCGAATGCAGCGACAAAGTTGTTGACGCCAGCGATTCGCGCTAGCTTGGGCATGGTCTTGGTTGGTACTGAAAGTGGTGTTGATGCCAGTAAATCGTCTGCATTGTTTATTCATGATTTATTGGCACTCCCTGAGTGGGTGCGGGCCGTTGAGTTAAAGGAAGCTTGTTATGGCGGTACTGCCGCACTAATGATGGCGCGTGACTACATCGCCGCTCACCCAGATAAAACCGTTTTAGTCATTGCTGCGGATATCGCCCGGTACGGTTTGGCAACAGCAGGAGAAGTCACACAAGGTGCGGGCGCGGTTGCCATGTTAATCAAAGCAGAGCCGCACATCATGACCATTGAAGACGATTCGGTTTATCGGTCTGAATCTATTGACGATTTTTGGCGGCCGGTTTATCAAGACACAGCAATTGCACAAGGAAAGTATTCAACGGAACAATATTTAGCTTTTTTTCAAGCAATTTGGTCACGATACCAGACCCAACGCCATCACACAGCAAGTGATTTTGCTGCGATGACATTCCATTTACCGTATACCAAAATGGGCAAGAAAGCTTTAAAGCTTGTTCTGCCGGACACAGATGAAGCCACTGGCGAGCGACTGCAACGGCGCTTTGAGGCAAGCACTCGGTACTGCCGGCGAGTTGGCAATATTTATACCGGTTCTTTGTATTTGGGTCTGCTGTCGTTGTTGGACAATGATACTAGCTTGAAAGCGGGTGACCGGATCGGTTTATTCTCGTATGGCTCCGGGGCCGTGGCAGAATTTTTTAGCGGCATCTTGCAACCGGATTTTGCCGCACAACTGCATGCAGCCAATCACGCTAAAATGTTGGCTGATCGTCAGGAATTAACCGTTCCTGAATACGAAGCTGTTTTCAGCGATAAGGTGCCTTATGATCCAGAAGATTATCGTAGTGATCCGACTTATTATCATGGTCAGTTTGTTTTGACCGGTGTGATCGGTCAAGAACGTCAATATCAGCAGCGGTAA
- a CDS encoding hydroxymethylglutaryl-CoA reductase, degradative → MKFYELSPEKRRDQLVQEGWLTTQDAALLAGTHSLPEVTGARLIENAIGEFPLPLGVARNLLVNGQLHQVPIADEEPSVIAAASNGARLATANGGVRTHVAAHRVVAEVVLTNLTDLVQARQTILAHQTDIQKVIAVAHPSMIQRGGGLDQLTVESLGAQFLKIRLTLDPQQAMGANYANTVAEAVAAAVTSWVDGDVLVSILTNAPTELVTAEVSLEPVSLATKAVSGDVIAKKIVQLSDLAFVDAERAVTHNKGILNGIIGAVLATGNDTRAVAASIGAFACASGRYQPLSRWYMDQGHLVGHLQLPLPMGAVGGAIGALPMAQVVRRLGGYQNLAIMQQVIAALGLVQNLAAMRALAGPGIQAGHMKLQANALAIAAGATETELPMLVNALRQGSMDLKHAQQYLTTIRLNKKVGQSKDENRD, encoded by the coding sequence ATGAAATTTTACGAGTTGTCTCCAGAAAAACGGCGTGACCAATTGGTTCAAGAAGGGTGGTTAACAACACAGGATGCTGCGTTGTTAGCTGGTACGCATAGCTTGCCTGAAGTCACAGGAGCGCGTCTGATCGAAAATGCTATCGGCGAGTTTCCTTTACCCCTAGGCGTTGCTCGCAATTTGTTGGTCAATGGACAGCTACATCAAGTGCCTATAGCGGATGAGGAACCTTCTGTGATTGCAGCTGCCAGTAATGGGGCCAGGCTTGCGACTGCAAACGGCGGCGTTAGGACCCATGTAGCGGCGCATCGAGTGGTCGCTGAAGTAGTCCTGACTAACTTGACCGACTTAGTGCAAGCAAGGCAAACGATTTTGGCTCATCAGACTGATATTCAGAAAGTCATTGCGGTTGCGCATCCTTCGATGATTCAACGTGGCGGTGGTCTTGATCAGTTAACAGTCGAATCACTAGGAGCGCAGTTCTTGAAAATCCGTTTAACGCTCGATCCGCAACAGGCAATGGGGGCCAATTATGCGAATACAGTTGCCGAAGCGGTCGCAGCGGCGGTGACAAGCTGGGTAGACGGTGATGTGCTTGTCAGTATTCTAACCAACGCGCCAACAGAACTCGTGACGGCTGAGGTTTCGCTTGAGCCGGTTTCTTTAGCGACGAAAGCTGTTTCTGGAGATGTGATTGCTAAGAAAATTGTTCAGCTTAGCGATTTAGCCTTTGTCGATGCTGAGCGGGCAGTGACCCACAACAAGGGCATTCTTAACGGTATTATTGGTGCTGTATTGGCTACTGGCAATGATACCCGCGCTGTCGCAGCAAGTATCGGTGCATTTGCATGTGCGTCTGGCAGGTATCAGCCTTTATCGCGCTGGTATATGGATCAGGGCCATTTAGTTGGTCACTTACAGCTGCCCTTGCCGATGGGGGCAGTTGGCGGGGCGATCGGTGCTTTACCAATGGCGCAGGTTGTCCGTCGGCTCGGTGGGTATCAGAATTTAGCTATCATGCAGCAAGTTATTGCCGCCCTCGGGTTGGTGCAAAATCTTGCTGCGATGCGAGCATTGGCTGGACCGGGGATTCAAGCTGGTCACATGAAGTTGCAAGCTAATGCCCTCGCCATTGCTGCCGGGGCAACAGAAACAGAATTGCCGATGCTTGTGAACGCACTTCGTCAAGGTAGTATGGATTTAAAACATGCGCAACAATATTTAACAACCATTCGTTTAAACAAGAAAGTAGGCCAATCAAAAGATGAAAATCGGGATTGA
- a CDS encoding thiolase family protein has product MEEVVILSAKRTPIGKLGGDLAGASAVDLGVAAAQAAIKAARIDPALLNQAIFGNVMQAGSGQNVARQIGLKSGMATSSTAMTVNEVCGSGLKAVRLGQAAIQLGEADAVLVGGTESMSQVPYYAEAVRSGHKFGDTTLVDGLSRDGLNDAFSQQPMGITAENVATQFNVSRQEQDEFALRSHLRAAAAAAEGRFKSQIAPVTIAARHGDVIVDRDSAIRPDTSLAKLAQLPPVFEVGGTVTAGNASGINDGAAALILMAKSKAEQLGLHYLATITGFAEVGIDPAIMGYAPKLAIDKILQATGGSIAAIDQIELNEAFASQSVAVARDLGLKDEQFNINGGALALGHPLGASGARILISLLYDLAERNQRQGIAALCVGGGIGIAMQIAMHV; this is encoded by the coding sequence ATGGAAGAAGTTGTGATTCTAAGTGCCAAACGGACGCCGATTGGTAAGTTGGGTGGTGATTTGGCTGGCGCCAGTGCCGTTGATTTAGGGGTTGCGGCAGCGCAGGCGGCGATTAAGGCTGCACGAATTGACCCAGCGTTACTCAACCAGGCGATCTTTGGTAATGTCATGCAGGCTGGTTCTGGGCAGAATGTTGCCCGACAAATCGGATTAAAAAGCGGTATGGCCACTAGCAGCACGGCGATGACTGTCAATGAAGTCTGTGGCTCAGGCCTGAAGGCAGTGCGGCTTGGGCAAGCTGCCATTCAACTCGGCGAGGCTGACGCGGTGCTTGTGGGCGGTACCGAAAGCATGAGTCAAGTACCTTATTACGCCGAAGCGGTTCGTTCAGGCCACAAATTTGGCGATACAACGCTGGTTGACGGTTTGAGTCGCGATGGATTAAATGATGCCTTCAGTCAACAGCCAATGGGAATCACGGCGGAAAATGTGGCGACACAATTTAACGTCAGTCGTCAGGAGCAAGATGAGTTTGCTCTCCGTTCGCATTTACGCGCCGCGGCCGCCGCAGCTGAGGGTCGGTTTAAGAGTCAGATCGCCCCAGTGACGATTGCTGCCCGTCACGGGGATGTCATCGTAGATCGTGATTCAGCCATTCGGCCCGATACGTCATTGGCTAAATTAGCCCAATTACCGCCTGTTTTTGAAGTCGGCGGTACTGTTACAGCAGGTAACGCAAGCGGCATTAATGATGGCGCAGCCGCCTTGATCCTGATGGCAAAATCGAAAGCCGAACAACTGGGGCTCCATTATTTAGCGACGATCACTGGTTTTGCCGAGGTGGGTATTGATCCGGCAATTATGGGGTATGCGCCAAAACTGGCGATCGATAAAATACTGCAGGCAACCGGCGGCTCTATCGCGGCAATTGATCAAATTGAATTGAATGAAGCATTTGCCTCACAAAGCGTTGCTGTGGCTCGTGACCTTGGTTTAAAGGATGAACAATTCAATATCAATGGTGGCGCCTTAGCGTTGGGTCATCCATTGGGAGCTTCAGGTGCCCGAATTTTAATCTCATTATTGTACGATCTGGCTGAACGTAATCAACGCCAAGGCATTGCCGCATTGTGCGTTGGCGGTGGCATCGGTATCGCCATGCAAATCGCGATGCATGTCTGA
- a CDS encoding TIM barrel protein, with the protein MLLGLKASTDERQIRDRLQYHPDVFEFHLTENDFTEAGWSHFVQMAALVQSQVPTVVFHHPMRFRGQRNELAMNPTKYPTRYDFLMTSSVKLMNFAKKANATALIHGGYRVDTPGDYAGWTDVGKAQDIALARMIAFAQEAPGHVVFENSMSPIFRYGDPTFEDRLLRWHLPLAYDTSHTFIVLHGDNDRLMASLAHLKPLIRHYHLVDSMGQTHDSLPLGRGRIDWARVLPLLNQDASRIYEIGLKDQFDCREMIESHHYLESVAKRLAATKHPA; encoded by the coding sequence ATGCTATTAGGCTTAAAGGCTAGTACAGATGAGCGGCAGATTCGTGATCGGCTGCAATATCATCCTGATGTATTCGAATTTCATCTCACCGAAAATGATTTTACCGAAGCTGGATGGTCGCATTTTGTACAGATGGCAGCATTAGTTCAGAGTCAGGTGCCAACGGTGGTTTTTCATCATCCGATGCGGTTTCGCGGCCAGCGTAATGAGCTTGCCATGAATCCGACGAAGTATCCTACACGCTATGACTTTTTAATGACAAGTTCGGTTAAACTCATGAACTTTGCCAAAAAAGCTAACGCCACGGCTTTGATTCACGGCGGATACCGCGTTGACACGCCTGGTGATTATGCTGGCTGGACAGATGTGGGCAAAGCACAAGACATTGCCTTGGCGCGCATGATTGCTTTTGCTCAGGAAGCACCGGGCCATGTCGTGTTTGAAAATTCCATGTCACCGATTTTCCGATATGGTGATCCCACCTTTGAAGACCGTTTGTTGCGCTGGCATTTACCTTTAGCCTATGATACCAGTCATACATTTATTGTGTTACATGGCGATAATGATCGGCTCATGGCCAGCCTAGCGCATCTGAAGCCGCTGATTCGGCACTATCATCTTGTTGATTCCATGGGGCAAACGCATGATAGTTTACCGCTTGGCCGCGGACGGATTGATTGGGCGCGGGTCTTGCCACTATTGAATCAAGATGCGAGTCGGATTTATGAAATTGGCTTAAAGGATCAGTTTGATTGTCGGGAAATGATTGAAAGTCATCATTATTTGGAAAGCGTTGCTAAACGGTTAGCTGCGACCAAACATCCAGCGTAA
- a CDS encoding restriction endonuclease, with protein sequence MRTLLKKAYQLLWGLFILGLAYSFWARSFLPRQLRQYGDPASFGIISLFVVINAIMLYHHHFRFRDLKMETVDIMEGEKFESFCAYLLKRNGFNHIQLTQASGDQGIDIIARKKGKTIGFQCKRYTGFVGNKAVQEVWAGHHFYQLDEAAVITNSEFSDSAIALADDLGVMLIDRKKLKRLMRRLPS encoded by the coding sequence ATGAGAACGTTACTCAAAAAAGCCTATCAGCTGTTGTGGGGGCTCTTTATTTTGGGACTCGCTTACAGCTTTTGGGCCCGCAGTTTTCTGCCCCGCCAACTGCGGCAATATGGTGATCCGGCTAGTTTTGGAATCATCAGTCTTTTTGTTGTGATCAATGCCATCATGCTTTATCATCATCATTTTCGTTTTCGTGATTTGAAAATGGAAACTGTCGATATCATGGAGGGTGAAAAGTTTGAATCTTTTTGCGCGTATCTGTTGAAGCGCAATGGGTTTAATCACATTCAACTGACGCAGGCTTCAGGTGATCAAGGAATTGACATTATTGCCCGCAAAAAAGGTAAAACGATTGGCTTTCAGTGCAAGCGTTACACAGGTTTCGTTGGCAACAAGGCCGTGCAGGAAGTTTGGGCGGGCCATCATTTTTACCAGCTCGACGAAGCGGCGGTGATCACCAATAGCGAATTTTCTGATTCGGCGATCGCCTTGGCCGATGACTTGGGTGTGATGCTGATTGATCGTAAAAAGTTGAAACGTTTAATGCGCCGGTTGCCAAGTTAA
- a CDS encoding aldose 1-epimerase, whose translation MQLSAKIFAKVGSERITQYSLVNDHQMTLRFLTFGARVQQVRLPNAAGDDPNLLLGFVTLEDYLHQPGYLGSFTGPLQAADAELAPGSWQNWNWAVKTSQETDLAITFTLTLPENADGQPGQRELSITHRLTNDNLWQIDMQVATTADLKIHPRLNLPWLLTADPAQTMLSAKLTADEHVTPVPKTARCETAQRYSLAAADWQLAYLSDASFTRIDSYAGINSENNFNGILGQPNVAVGFSPEMNQDALPWVLPAGATWRHHAEFHLSSNAN comes from the coding sequence ATGCAACTAAGTGCCAAGATCTTTGCCAAAGTCGGTAGCGAACGGATTACCCAGTATTCTTTAGTCAATGACCATCAGATGACGCTACGTTTTTTAACGTTTGGTGCTCGGGTTCAACAGGTTCGCCTGCCAAATGCTGCAGGTGACGATCCTAATCTGCTGCTCGGGTTCGTCACGCTGGAAGACTACTTACACCAACCCGGTTACCTAGGCTCCTTTACCGGCCCTTTACAGGCAGCTGACGCTGAGCTAGCCCCGGGTTCATGGCAAAACTGGAATTGGGCGGTTAAAACCAGTCAAGAAACCGATCTAGCCATCACATTCACCCTAACATTACCTGAAAATGCTGACGGTCAGCCAGGCCAGCGAGAACTCAGTATTACCCACCGATTGACAAATGACAATTTGTGGCAGATTGACATGCAGGTGGCAACCACTGCCGACTTGAAAATACATCCCCGGCTCAATTTGCCTTGGCTGCTCACTGCCGACCCTGCCCAAACAATGCTTTCAGCCAAGTTGACTGCCGATGAACATGTTACCCCTGTCCCTAAAACTGCCCGCTGTGAGACTGCGCAACGCTATTCCCTTGCGGCCGCCGATTGGCAGTTGGCATATCTAAGCGATGCTTCATTCACGAGAATTGATTCTTACGCTGGCATCAACTCCGAAAATAATTTTAACGGTATTCTCGGCCAACCCAATGTAGCAGTCGGCTTTTCGCCGGAAATGAACCAAGACGCTCTGCCGTGGGTGTTGCCAGCCGGTGCAACTTGGCGGCATCATGCGGAATTTCACTTATCTAGCAACGCAAACTAA